The following proteins are encoded in a genomic region of Haloarcula salinisoli:
- a CDS encoding transcriptional regulator: MNEVDDAVLEFFEAQDEGVALPPTVVWYNLHDLLEVIDKSRDTVARRMRKLTNRGLLTKASEERGYYQITQKGRDYLTGDIDAEELRIESEN; this comes from the coding sequence ATGAACGAAGTAGACGACGCTGTCCTCGAATTCTTCGAGGCGCAGGACGAGGGGGTTGCTCTTCCCCCAACTGTTGTCTGGTATAATCTCCATGACCTGCTCGAAGTCATTGACAAGAGCCGGGATACTGTCGCTCGACGCATGCGGAAGCTCACTAACCGGGGACTCTTGACAAAGGCTTCTGAGGAGAGAGGTTATTACCAGATTACTCAGAAGGGGAGAGATTATCTTACAGGAGACATTGATGCAGAAGAGCTTCGAATTGAGAGCGAGAACTGA
- a CDS encoding AlbA family DNA-binding domain-containing protein: protein MTQPFPIDVDDWDTETVDSLNEQPESQKLEYKFSLFSTDENQSKQDWHDKIEREITAFANANGGIIVFGVTDDGEPAPFEPPEHDISLSITRIIQNSNPVPDIAVPNPIAYPDTSSSRVILPVRIYEASRKPVLTSDSAIYMRINDSKEPMSREQIESLFVERDRRQQSVRQLEMEINRLYDSINGTSTALRVHSDTPPDFHELNIESLKQVLRDNTHLYSKQSTKDVVDRIFDRIRDIESREVFVGRYYGGVIDDYPQTEQKFNRDQRQKLKEEVELLEGDLEELAQLEGLDVKLDIS from the coding sequence ATGACGCAACCATTTCCCATAGATGTAGACGACTGGGATACTGAAACAGTCGATTCCTTGAATGAGCAGCCGGAGAGTCAGAAACTCGAATACAAATTCTCCCTTTTTTCTACCGACGAGAACCAGTCGAAGCAGGACTGGCACGACAAAATAGAGCGAGAAATCACAGCATTTGCGAATGCCAACGGCGGAATTATCGTGTTTGGAGTAACTGATGATGGGGAACCTGCCCCGTTCGAACCGCCTGAACATGACATTTCTCTCTCGATTACTCGGATTATACAGAACTCAAATCCTGTACCGGATATAGCTGTTCCCAATCCTATCGCATACCCCGATACCAGCAGTAGTCGAGTTATCTTGCCTGTCCGAATTTACGAAGCATCCCGGAAACCGGTTCTAACTTCTGATTCAGCTATCTACATGCGAATCAACGATAGTAAAGAGCCGATGAGCAGAGAGCAAATTGAATCTCTATTTGTGGAGAGGGATAGACGACAACAATCGGTTAGACAGCTTGAAATGGAGATAAACCGACTCTATGATTCAATTAACGGGACAAGTACAGCTCTAAGGGTTCACAGTGACACACCACCCGACTTCCATGAACTCAACATTGAATCGCTAAAACAAGTTCTGAGAGATAATACCCATCTGTATTCTAAACAGAGTACTAAGGATGTAGTTGACCGCATTTTTGACAGGATTCGTGACATTGAAAGTAGAGAAGTATTTGTTGGGCGATATTATGGCGGTGTCATAGATGATTACCCCCAAACAGAACAAAAATTCAATCGCGATCAAAGACAGAAACTTAAGGAGGAGGTTGAGTTGCTTGAGGGCGATTTGGAAGAATTAGCTCAGTTAGAAGGATTAGATGTGAAATTAGATATCTCATAG
- a CDS encoding tyrosine-type recombinase/integrase: MSGRRRPDPEDLSPGDAVERYLRRRRSDATKESVEGWSYRLKLFVEWCESVGIETVGQLRRYDLDEYYEYRSADIKAVTLEGEMWTLRVFTEFLEDIGAVEDGLAESVRIPDLDPGDRSSDTKLSVDAARSLLSHYRNSESDYGTRQHAFLELAWFTGARQGSIRGLDVRDAHLDGSPYVMFRHRPDTGTPLKNKLEGERPVALPEPVGDVLRTYIANYRYDSRDEHGRQPLIASARGRPTSNTIRIWCYLATLPCSYGYCPHDKEIEACEWTARDQASKCPSSRAPHHIRTGTITWLLNLGWPPQDVAERVNATRKTIEQHYDKATPEQRRERLRERMEDRRRSLVESLDFDTDD, from the coding sequence GTGAGCGGTCGCCGTCGTCCCGACCCTGAAGACCTGTCCCCAGGTGACGCCGTAGAGCGGTATCTCCGCCGACGGCGCTCCGATGCCACGAAAGAGAGCGTCGAGGGCTGGAGCTACCGGCTGAAGCTGTTCGTCGAGTGGTGCGAGTCGGTCGGCATCGAGACCGTCGGCCAGCTCCGTCGCTACGACCTCGACGAGTACTACGAGTACCGGAGTGCGGACATCAAGGCCGTCACGCTGGAGGGCGAGATGTGGACCCTCCGCGTGTTCACGGAGTTCCTGGAGGACATCGGCGCCGTGGAGGACGGTCTCGCCGAGTCGGTCCGGATTCCGGACCTCGACCCCGGCGACCGCTCCAGCGACACGAAGCTCAGCGTCGACGCCGCCCGCTCGCTCCTGTCCCATTACCGCAACTCCGAGAGCGATTATGGCACCCGACAGCACGCGTTCCTCGAACTGGCGTGGTTCACCGGCGCCCGCCAGGGGAGCATCCGCGGCCTGGACGTTCGGGACGCCCATCTCGACGGGTCGCCTTACGTGATGTTCCGGCACCGACCGGATACCGGTACCCCGCTGAAGAACAAGCTCGAAGGCGAGCGCCCGGTGGCGCTCCCGGAGCCGGTCGGCGACGTACTCCGGACCTACATCGCGAACTATCGCTACGACAGCCGCGACGAGCACGGGCGCCAGCCGCTCATCGCCAGCGCTCGGGGCCGACCGACGAGCAACACCATCCGGATCTGGTGTTATCTGGCGACCCTGCCGTGTTCCTACGGCTACTGCCCACACGACAAGGAGATCGAGGCCTGCGAGTGGACCGCGCGGGACCAGGCGAGTAAGTGCCCATCCTCACGGGCGCCCCACCACATCCGGACGGGGACGATTACCTGGCTGTTGAACCTCGGCTGGCCGCCCCAGGACGTTGCCGAGCGGGTGAACGCGACCCGGAAGACCATCGAACAGCACTACGACAAAGCGACGCCCGAGCAGCGGCGCGAACGTCTCCGTGAGCGCATGGAGGACCGGCGCCGCTCGCTCGTCGAGAGTTTGGACTTCGATACCGATGACTAA
- a CDS encoding DUF7692 domain-containing protein has protein sequence MRIREDGKHAHRTDTIEQAAEFWSCNKTKALMRSAEFSWRIDERIREVLARDDLTVQQKREIAETLRVPGTYEIEIAETVEIKL, from the coding sequence ATGCGAATCCGCGAAGACGGGAAACACGCGCACCGAACCGATACCATTGAGCAGGCCGCCGAGTTCTGGAGCTGCAACAAGACGAAGGCGCTCATGCGGTCAGCTGAGTTCTCCTGGAGAATCGACGAGCGAATCCGGGAAGTGTTGGCTCGGGATGATTTGACCGTTCAGCAGAAGCGAGAGATTGCCGAGACGCTTCGGGTTCCAGGAACATATGAGATTGAAATCGCAGAGACCGTCGAGATCAAGTTATAG